A section of the Gloeobacter violaceus PCC 7421 genome encodes:
- a CDS encoding DM13 domain-containing protein produces the protein MSKAIVALTLVLGAALAIAPAARSGSTGLMAQSTVSDSNPGAMAGSVETPPLSLVSVDAKTTGTGRIVVENGKSYVQLSEDFTIGEAPAIRMTLYKDAAPPKKTYDPKKYVDLGALVSRKGDQRYAIPTNLNVKDYGSIAIWCKKFDVTLAYAKIDR, from the coding sequence ATGTCCAAAGCTATTGTTGCCCTCACCCTCGTCCTGGGCGCCGCGCTTGCGATCGCTCCGGCGGCCCGCTCCGGCTCCACCGGGCTGATGGCGCAATCCACCGTGAGCGACTCCAACCCTGGCGCCATGGCGGGCTCTGTGGAAACCCCACCTTTGAGCCTCGTCAGTGTCGACGCCAAAACCACCGGCACCGGACGCATCGTCGTCGAGAACGGCAAGTCCTACGTTCAACTGAGCGAGGACTTTACCATCGGCGAAGCACCCGCCATCCGGATGACGCTCTACAAAGACGCCGCTCCGCCCAAGAAGACCTACGACCCCAAGAAGTACGTCGATTTGGGAGCCCTGGTCAGCCGCAAGGGAGACCAGCGCTACGCCATCCCGACCAATCTCAACGTCAAAGACTACGGCTCGATCGCCATCTGGTGCAAAAAGTTCGATGTCACCCTGGCCTACGCCAAGATCGACCGCTAA
- a CDS encoding DoxX family membrane protein: MNSTTLDTTLTATRIVLGVFFVLSGIANYLHFYESGGLLETLLSAKLRLWGLGFGGIGPLPAWMALPYAYLLPAVEIAAGTLFALGRWTKYAGALMLLMLLSFILAFGLFPAAGLFPSNESTWDKNVFIMIAVWICMVWEEVKAQAGGTPFATALRAPAAGSSGGPDPSHN; the protein is encoded by the coding sequence ATGAATTCCACGACCCTCGACACCACTTTGACCGCCACTCGTATCGTGCTGGGCGTGTTTTTTGTCCTCTCAGGCATTGCGAACTATTTACACTTTTACGAAAGCGGCGGTCTGCTCGAAACCTTGCTATCAGCCAAGTTGCGGCTTTGGGGGTTGGGATTTGGCGGTATCGGTCCCTTGCCGGCCTGGATGGCGCTTCCGTACGCCTACTTGCTGCCGGCGGTGGAGATCGCCGCGGGCACTCTGTTTGCCCTGGGGCGCTGGACGAAATATGCCGGGGCGCTCATGCTGCTGATGTTGTTGAGCTTTATCCTGGCTTTCGGTTTGTTCCCGGCGGCGGGCCTATTTCCCAGCAACGAATCGACCTGGGACAAAAACGTCTTCATCATGATTGCCGTCTGGATCTGCATGGTCTGGGAGGAAGTCAAGGCGCAGGCTGGGGGGACGCCTTTTGCCACCGCCTTGCGCGCACCGGCCGCCGGAAGTTCCGGGGGGCCGGATCCCTCCCACAACTGA
- a CDS encoding DMT family transporter: MAKIPGQLYLWVAVAIFAASGAVTKQLTELGTQHPIDGRNPISFCNLLFVGNLCALLVLIPLYRKQLSPAILRQFSRGDWLGMVAVALLAGALAPALILIALSQTMINDVTLVGRLEPLLTLALSAWWLRERPTPWQTTGAAVCFLGVIVTVTLQGVSAGGMAALHLSTTGRGEWLTAFGAVALALANIISRARLGRIPIGTFAVVRTTLGTVIFFGIALYLFGSHHFVDAFSPFLWEWMLLYGMLIVVVGQSLWLLGLKRAGSAQAAVIQAFHPLGAILAAYWLLGEAPTPAQYAGGGIILFGIALSLVGSGRTTAPPPGAGMGFKGW, from the coding sequence TTGGCAAAAATACCAGGACAGCTCTATCTGTGGGTCGCAGTCGCGATCTTCGCCGCCTCGGGCGCTGTGACGAAACAGTTGACCGAACTGGGCACCCAGCACCCAATCGACGGCAGAAACCCGATTTCATTTTGCAATTTGTTGTTCGTCGGCAATCTCTGCGCCCTGCTGGTCCTGATTCCCCTCTACCGCAAGCAGCTGAGCCCGGCCATTTTGCGGCAGTTTTCCCGCGGCGACTGGTTGGGGATGGTGGCGGTGGCTCTGCTCGCGGGCGCTCTGGCCCCGGCGCTCATCTTGATCGCCCTTTCCCAGACCATGATCAACGACGTCACCCTGGTGGGCCGTCTCGAACCGCTGTTGACGCTTGCCCTCTCGGCCTGGTGGCTGCGCGAACGCCCTACCCCCTGGCAGACCACCGGTGCCGCCGTGTGTTTTTTGGGGGTGATCGTCACCGTAACTTTGCAGGGAGTTTCGGCGGGCGGCATGGCCGCGCTGCACTTGAGCACCACGGGCCGGGGGGAATGGCTGACCGCATTCGGGGCGGTGGCCCTGGCACTTGCGAATATCATCAGCCGCGCGCGCCTCGGCCGTATTCCGATCGGGACTTTCGCCGTCGTGCGTACGACTTTGGGAACGGTCATATTTTTTGGCATCGCCCTTTACCTGTTTGGCAGCCACCATTTCGTCGACGCGTTTTCGCCATTTCTCTGGGAGTGGATGCTGCTGTACGGCATGCTTATTGTCGTGGTCGGCCAATCGCTCTGGCTTCTGGGCCTCAAGCGCGCCGGCTCCGCTCAAGCTGCCGTCATCCAAGCTTTTCATCCGCTCGGGGCGATTTTAGCCGCTTACTGGCTTTTGGGGGAGGCGCCCACCCCGGCTCAGTATGCGGGAGGCGGCATCATTCTTTTCGGTATTGCCTTAAGTCTTGTGGGAAGCGGGCGCACCACAGCGCCACCCCCGGGAGCGGGCATGGGATTTAAAGGCTGGTAG
- a CDS encoding NB-ARC domain-containing protein — translation MQTFKAGRQRGFVLTESGWCKLQAKMRDWEFRTGVRCTARKLSLQAQLAGLPGMHHNTVKRILDRKDGVDFSSIGLLFQVFELTLEASDCAYARLPEADGRATRVDCSEAIDVTHFCGRTEELALLRRWIVEERCRVVSLLGMGGIGKTALAARFVEGQRPAFERVIWRSLRNAPPVEQILSEVLRFLEEGPEAEAPSHLDGKLHRVLQLMQQQRCLLVLDNIETVLREGGWAGHYREGYEGYGELLRSAGEIAHQSCLLVTGREKPRELSALEGDALPVRSLALPGLGEAEGRQVFQSRGAFFGSEADWRTLIDHYAGNPLALKMVAPTVQELFEGDIGELVDLIRGGMALFGDIEELLQKQFNRLSEPERDAAFWLAVERAPTTFARLRECFVSPAAQPRLVEVLRSLSRRSLIEKTGEGFTLQPVVLEFVTNRLIDRVCHEILAGEVGLLESHALLNARGRDYLREAQLRLIVEPTVHRLRALCGGKSALEAHLGQVLARLQGGRAGYAAGNLLNMLVHLGTDLRGWNFSGLTIRHADLREACLREAHFAGSRFIRSAFADHFCGVLALAFSPDGRWLAMADTRGEVRLCLVQSREQRFVCAGHSGWVEGLAFSPDSEILASAGLDGTIRLWQVVSGQLQATLTGHNKGVRSVAFAPDGHLIASGSLDGTIKLWDAQSGQCRLTLTGHRNVVASVVWSPDGQYLASGSNDGTVKFWRPVGGRCLRTLRGHTDEVWSVAFGPDSRTLLSGSSDGTLRMWDTHGGTCKQALSGHQDKVRTVAWSLDGQRLASGSWDATVRVWNADGRCQSILRGHSGIIRSVAFAPDGGLLATGSIDQTVKLWDLQSGQCVYSFKGHSGGVAAVAVGGHGTLASGDADHRVRIWSTEDGRCTRVLSGHTHPIWSVAFAPGGATLASASADHAVRLWDGASGRCTHILQGHTSWVWSVAFSPDGRRLASGGADRTVRLWDTATGQCLRTSTEADHRVLAVAFMPDGLTLAGSVDQTVRLWDAATGRCLRTLAGHTSWIWSLAASADGRLMATGSADRSVRIWEVATGRCLKHLEEHGGWVWSVAFSPDERRLAVGSMDGTIRLWSFPEGELLRSMACESAVRSIAFESHGQVLIAGCEDGTIRFWSVACGECLRVLRAPGPHAGMDISGAVGLSEAQRASLIALGAVEHGGRI, via the coding sequence ATGCAGACCTTCAAAGCCGGCCGCCAGCGGGGATTCGTTTTGACGGAGAGTGGTTGGTGCAAGCTGCAGGCCAAAATGCGCGATTGGGAGTTCAGGACCGGGGTGCGCTGCACCGCCCGCAAGCTTTCGCTGCAGGCGCAGTTGGCCGGCTTGCCGGGGATGCATCACAACACCGTCAAGCGCATCCTGGATCGCAAAGACGGAGTCGATTTCAGTTCCATTGGTCTGCTGTTTCAAGTTTTTGAGCTGACCCTCGAAGCAAGCGACTGCGCTTACGCCCGCCTGCCGGAAGCCGACGGCCGGGCGACGCGCGTCGACTGCAGCGAAGCGATCGATGTAACCCATTTTTGCGGGCGCACCGAAGAGTTGGCTCTACTACGCCGGTGGATTGTCGAGGAGCGCTGCCGGGTGGTGAGCCTGCTGGGCATGGGCGGCATCGGCAAGACCGCCCTGGCGGCCCGGTTTGTCGAGGGGCAGCGCCCGGCCTTCGAGCGCGTCATCTGGCGTTCGCTGCGCAACGCGCCGCCTGTCGAGCAGATCCTCTCGGAGGTGCTCCGTTTTCTTGAGGAAGGGCCGGAGGCTGAGGCGCCGTCCCATCTCGACGGCAAACTGCACCGGGTACTGCAGCTGATGCAACAGCAGCGCTGCCTGCTGGTGCTCGACAACATCGAGACGGTGCTGCGGGAGGGCGGCTGGGCCGGGCACTACCGCGAAGGTTACGAAGGATACGGCGAGCTGTTGCGCAGCGCGGGCGAAATCGCCCACCAAAGTTGCCTGCTGGTGACCGGTCGGGAAAAGCCCCGCGAATTGAGCGCTCTGGAGGGCGACGCCCTGCCGGTGCGCTCGCTGGCGCTTCCTGGTCTGGGAGAGGCCGAGGGCCGGCAGGTGTTTCAGAGCCGGGGCGCTTTTTTTGGGTCCGAAGCGGACTGGCGCACGCTGATCGACCATTACGCCGGCAATCCCCTGGCTTTGAAGATGGTCGCTCCGACGGTGCAGGAGCTGTTCGAGGGTGACATCGGCGAACTGGTCGATCTGATTCGAGGCGGGATGGCGCTTTTCGGCGACATCGAGGAGTTGCTGCAAAAACAGTTCAACCGCCTCTCGGAACCTGAGCGGGACGCGGCCTTCTGGTTGGCGGTGGAACGCGCGCCGACCACCTTCGCCCGCTTGCGCGAGTGCTTCGTCTCGCCTGCTGCCCAACCGCGGCTGGTCGAGGTGCTCCGCTCCCTCAGCCGCCGCTCGCTCATCGAAAAAACCGGCGAGGGCTTCACGCTGCAACCGGTGGTCCTGGAGTTTGTCACCAACCGGCTTATCGACCGGGTCTGCCACGAAATCCTCGCAGGCGAGGTCGGGCTGCTCGAAAGCCACGCCCTGCTCAATGCCCGAGGTAGAGACTACCTGCGCGAGGCGCAGTTGCGGCTGATTGTTGAACCGACAGTCCACCGTCTGAGGGCGCTGTGCGGCGGCAAAAGCGCCCTCGAAGCTCACCTCGGGCAAGTTCTCGCTCGTCTGCAAGGCGGGCGGGCGGGCTACGCCGCGGGCAACCTGCTCAATATGCTGGTGCACCTGGGAACCGACCTGCGCGGCTGGAATTTTTCCGGCCTCACCATCCGCCATGCCGATCTCCGGGAAGCTTGCTTGCGCGAAGCGCACTTTGCCGGCAGCCGCTTTATCCGCAGCGCCTTTGCGGATCATTTTTGCGGCGTCCTTGCCCTCGCCTTCAGCCCGGACGGCCGCTGGCTCGCCATGGCCGACACGCGCGGCGAGGTGCGCCTGTGCCTGGTGCAAAGCCGGGAGCAGCGCTTCGTCTGTGCGGGTCACAGCGGTTGGGTCGAGGGTCTCGCCTTCAGCCCGGACAGCGAGATACTGGCAAGCGCCGGTCTCGACGGCACCATCCGGCTGTGGCAAGTGGTTTCAGGCCAACTGCAAGCTACCCTCACCGGCCACAACAAAGGGGTGCGCTCGGTCGCTTTTGCCCCCGATGGTCACCTGATCGCCAGCGGCAGCCTCGACGGCACCATCAAGCTGTGGGACGCCCAAAGCGGCCAGTGCCGGCTCACCCTGACCGGTCACCGCAATGTGGTGGCATCGGTCGTCTGGAGCCCGGACGGTCAGTACCTGGCCAGCGGCAGCAACGACGGCACGGTCAAATTCTGGCGCCCGGTGGGCGGCCGTTGCCTGCGCACGCTGCGCGGACACACCGACGAGGTCTGGTCGGTGGCCTTCGGTCCCGACAGCCGCACGTTGCTCAGCGGCAGTTCGGACGGGACGCTGCGGATGTGGGACACCCACGGCGGCACCTGCAAACAGGCACTGTCCGGTCACCAGGACAAAGTGCGCACAGTCGCGTGGAGCCTGGATGGGCAACGCCTGGCCAGCGGCAGTTGGGACGCCACCGTCCGGGTGTGGAATGCCGACGGCCGTTGCCAATCGATCCTGCGCGGCCACAGCGGGATCATCCGGTCGGTCGCCTTTGCCCCGGATGGTGGCCTGCTTGCCACGGGCAGCATCGACCAGACCGTCAAGCTGTGGGACTTGCAAAGCGGCCAGTGTGTGTATTCGTTCAAGGGCCACAGCGGCGGCGTCGCCGCCGTCGCCGTCGGCGGCCATGGAACGCTCGCAAGCGGTGACGCCGACCACCGCGTGCGGATCTGGAGCACCGAGGACGGTCGATGTACGCGGGTATTGAGCGGACATACCCACCCGATTTGGTCGGTGGCCTTTGCACCGGGCGGCGCCACCCTGGCCAGTGCCAGCGCAGATCACGCGGTGCGGTTGTGGGATGGGGCGAGCGGCCGGTGCACCCATATCCTGCAGGGACACACCAGCTGGGTCTGGTCGGTGGCCTTCAGTCCCGACGGCCGCCGGTTGGCGAGCGGCGGCGCCGACCGGACCGTCAGGCTGTGGGACACCGCCACCGGCCAATGCCTCAGAACGAGCACAGAAGCCGATCACCGGGTCTTGGCCGTCGCCTTTATGCCCGACGGCCTCACCCTGGCGGGTAGCGTCGATCAAACCGTGCGGCTGTGGGATGCGGCCACCGGTCGGTGCCTCAGAACCCTCGCGGGCCACACCAGCTGGATCTGGTCGCTCGCCGCCAGTGCGGACGGCCGCCTGATGGCCACCGGCAGCGCCGACCGCAGCGTGCGGATCTGGGAAGTGGCCACTGGTCGCTGCTTGAAGCACCTGGAGGAGCACGGCGGCTGGGTCTGGTCGGTGGCCTTCAGCCCCGACGAGCGCCGATTGGCCGTCGGC